Proteins from a genomic interval of Schistocerca piceifrons isolate TAMUIC-IGC-003096 chromosome 3, iqSchPice1.1, whole genome shotgun sequence:
- the LOC124789257 gene encoding uncharacterized protein LOC124789257, whose translation MEKDIGNGELQALEEKAGIPECSTKTKASPAFEEVLDAIGSRGKFQTRLNIVFVCFASCFDLMSVNMFYLAMQTPDHWCYVPGRELSNLSVEQWKNLTIPRFVLRVGGAYTRPEPQTSGKDSHLFHQCNVGWTVHTKGANKCVHDI comes from the exons ATGGAGAAAGACATCGGCAACGGCGAACTGCAAGCACtagag GAGAAGGCTGGAATCCCAGAATGCAGTACAAAAACAAAGGCTTCTCCAGCATTCGAGGAGGTCCTGGACGCCATTGGGTCCCGGGGGAAGTTCCAGACGAGGCTGAACATCGTCTTCGTTTGCTTTGCCTCATGCTTCGACCTGATGAGCGTCAACATGTTCTACCTGGCTATGCAGACTCCTGATCACTGGTGCTACGTCCCTGGCAGGGAGCTTTCCAACCTTTCAGTTGAGCAGTGGAAGAACCTCACCATACCGAGGTTTGTA CTGCGGGTTGGGGGAGCATACACACGGCCAGAACCACAAACATCTGGTAAAGACTCACATTTGTTCCACCAGTGCAACGTGGGCTGGACTGTTCACACAAAAGGTGCAAATAAGTGCGTGCATGACATCTAG